CGAGCGCGGTCTTGTTGATCAGCAGCGTGAAGGCGGCCATCAGCACCACGGTGGTCACGATGATGATGAGCTGCATGTAGGAGAGCTGGACGACCATGGCGCCGGTTTCCGTGTTGCCCTCGAACAGCGTGATGCCGCCCTGGATCTGCGGCGGCAGCGGCTTGACGCGGGCGCCCTGGCTGACGCGCACGAAGTTCTGCAGCAGGATCGACATGCCGATGGCGGTGATCAGCGGCGCGAGGCGGAACGAGCCGCGCAGCGGCCGGTAGGCGAGCCGCTCGACCGTCCAGCCCCAGGCGGAGGTGAACACCATCGCCACGATAAGCACGATCAGCAGCACCACCGGCAGGAAAGCGAAGCCGAGGACGCTGGTCAGGATCAGGAACATCGCCAGTGCGATGAACGACCCGATCATGAAGATGTCGCCATGGGCGAAGTTGATCATGCCGATGATGCCGTACACCATCGTGTAGCCGATCGCGATCAGCCCGTAGATCGAGCCGAGCGTCAGCCCGTTGATAAGCTGCTGGACGAAATATTCCATTCTCGTGCCGCTCCCCTGGGACGTCGCCGGGCGGGCGCGTCCCTTTCTGTTCTTCTCCTAGTCCTATTACGTCGAAGCGGGATTGCAACGGCAAATTTCGGCCAGCGTCGTCCCCTCGACAAGACACGGCGGCATGTCTGCGCATGCCTGCCGCCCTCATGGACCGGGGCGGAAGCTAGCACCGGCAAGATGCAATGTCCTTGCATGAACGCACGATAGTTGCGGAAATTACGCAAGAACTTGCGTTCTTTCGCAGGACGAAGGCGGTTTCTTGTCAAGGCTGGCCCGACGACAAATCCGTCCAGCACCAATTGTCGGCCGCGAATCCGACATTTTCCGCGCCGGCCGCCGCCCTGCCGCGATGCAACAAAAAAGCGGTGAAAAATCACGGCAAGTTCATCCCGCCGCCATCCGCCGCGGCGCGGCCCCGGACGCGCGCCGGCTCCGGCCGTGCCTGAGAAACGCGAAACGGGCGCCCTTTCGGGGCGCCCGCCATCCATTTCCGCGACGAGGCCGGCAGGCCGCGCCGTCCCGCCTCACTTCATCGTCGGGATGACGAACTCCGCGCCGTCCTTGATGCCGCTCGGCCAGCGCGAGGT
This portion of the Aquamicrobium sp. genome encodes:
- a CDS encoding branched-chain amino acid ABC transporter permease LivH (LivHMGF is the membrane component of the LIV-I/LS branched-chain amino acid transporter) — translated: MEYFVQQLINGLTLGSIYGLIAIGYTMVYGIIGMINFAHGDIFMIGSFIALAMFLILTSVLGFAFLPVVLLIVLIVAMVFTSAWGWTVERLAYRPLRGSFRLAPLITAIGMSILLQNFVRVSQGARVKPLPPQIQGGITLFEGNTETGAMVVQLSYMQLIIIVTTVVLMAAFTLLINKTALGRAQRACEQDRRMAALLGVNVDRTISLTFVMGAALAAVAGFMFLLLYGVIDFYIGFLAGIKAFTAAVLGGIGSLPGAMLGGLLIGLIEVFWSGYFTVEYKDVAAFSILAIVLIFLPSGLLGQPEVEKV